The Ornithinimicrobium faecis genome includes a window with the following:
- the pyk gene encoding pyruvate kinase, whose amino-acid sequence MRRAKIVCTLGPATESYEEIRALVGAGMDVARMNMSHGNHEDHDRRYHLVRQAGDEMEHAVAVLADLQGPKIRTGTFANGPVELVPGETFTITVREVPGDKDVVGTTYEGLAGDVQVGDDLLIDDGKIQLKVTEVTDTDVVTTVVIGGQVSDHKGINLPGTAVSVPAMSEKDEEDLRWALRTRVDVIALSFVRSGKDVEDVHRIMDEEGLRLPVIAKIEKPQAVENLTDIIAAFDGIMVARGDLGVELPLEEVPLVQKRAIEIARRNAKPVIVATQVLESMITNPRPTRAEASDCANAVLDGADAIMLSGETSVGAWPIKAVETMATIIENTEEHGMERIRPLGTKPRTTGGAVTKAAAEIAELLDIRFMVTFTQTGDSARRMARLRSTTPVLAFTPVPATRSQLCLTWGVETFLSPTVEHTDEMVMQVDELLLDQNRCSEGEMIVIVAGSPPGTPGSTNALRLHRVGDAVHGRAPAYQRLLNR is encoded by the coding sequence ATGCGCCGAGCCAAGATTGTCTGCACGCTGGGACCCGCCACCGAGAGCTACGAGGAGATCCGCGCGCTCGTCGGCGCCGGGATGGACGTGGCCCGGATGAACATGTCCCACGGCAACCACGAGGACCACGACCGCCGTTATCACCTGGTGCGCCAGGCGGGCGATGAGATGGAGCACGCCGTGGCCGTGCTCGCCGACCTGCAGGGGCCCAAGATCCGCACCGGCACCTTCGCCAACGGGCCGGTGGAGCTGGTCCCGGGGGAGACCTTCACCATCACCGTGCGCGAGGTCCCCGGTGACAAGGACGTGGTCGGCACCACCTATGAGGGTCTGGCCGGCGACGTGCAGGTGGGCGACGACCTGCTCATCGACGACGGCAAGATCCAGCTCAAGGTCACCGAGGTCACTGACACCGACGTGGTCACCACGGTCGTGATCGGCGGGCAGGTCTCCGACCACAAGGGCATCAACCTGCCCGGCACGGCCGTCTCTGTCCCGGCCATGAGCGAGAAGGACGAGGAGGACCTGCGCTGGGCCCTGCGCACCCGCGTGGATGTCATTGCCCTCTCCTTCGTCCGCAGCGGCAAGGACGTCGAGGACGTGCACCGGATCATGGACGAGGAGGGCCTGCGCCTGCCGGTCATCGCCAAGATCGAGAAGCCGCAGGCGGTCGAGAACCTCACGGACATCATCGCCGCGTTCGACGGCATCATGGTGGCCCGCGGTGACCTGGGTGTCGAGCTCCCGCTCGAGGAGGTCCCCCTGGTGCAGAAGCGGGCCATCGAGATCGCCCGCCGCAACGCCAAGCCGGTGATCGTGGCCACCCAGGTGCTGGAGTCGATGATCACCAACCCGCGCCCGACGCGCGCCGAGGCCAGCGACTGCGCCAACGCCGTCCTGGACGGTGCCGACGCCATCATGCTCTCCGGCGAGACCAGCGTCGGGGCCTGGCCGATCAAGGCCGTCGAGACGATGGCGACGATCATCGAGAACACCGAGGAGCACGGCATGGAGCGGATCCGTCCGCTCGGCACCAAGCCGCGCACCACCGGCGGCGCCGTCACCAAGGCCGCTGCCGAGATCGCCGAGCTGCTCGACATCCGCTTCATGGTGACCTTCACCCAGACCGGCGACTCCGCCCGGCGGATGGCCAGACTGCGCAGCACCACGCCGGTGCTGGCCTTCACGCCGGTGCCAGCCACGCGTTCTCAGCTCTGCCTGACCTGGGGCGTCGAGACGTTCCTGAGCCCCACGGTCGAGCACACCGACGAGATGGTGATGCAGGTCGACGAGTTGCTGCTCGACCAGAACCGCTGCTCCGAGGGCGAGATGATCGTGATTGTGGCCGGCTCCCCGCCGGGCACACCGGGGTCGACCAACGCGCTGCGGTTGCACCGCGTCGGTGACGCCGTGCACGGTCGCGCGCCGGCATACCAACGGTTGCTCAACCGCTAG
- a CDS encoding DsbA family protein: protein MARPPAHVPPPPKSGPPVALIAAVVAIAVAIAAVVAYVVMRPDPVDTATEDGAAVTGVGSSANALPNAGGIVVGDAGDDAPAVHIYQDYQCPWCGLLEQVSGPAFTEAALAGDIQLTYTLMSFLDGNLGTDHSGRAANAAMCADDQGAFVDFNAAVFAGQPDEEGDGWTDEQLIGFAEDSGVEDIEAFTGCLEAGTHDDYVTDMQTRSSQDGISGSPRVFIDGTEVNDDQLGILLEDPNSFPGLLDELAN from the coding sequence ATGGCCCGTCCGCCCGCCCATGTCCCCCCGCCGCCAAAGAGCGGCCCACCCGTCGCACTGATCGCGGCCGTGGTGGCGATCGCCGTTGCCATCGCCGCGGTCGTGGCCTATGTGGTGATGCGTCCGGACCCGGTGGACACCGCCACCGAGGATGGCGCTGCTGTCACCGGGGTCGGGAGCTCGGCCAACGCCCTGCCCAACGCCGGAGGGATCGTGGTGGGCGACGCTGGCGATGACGCCCCGGCCGTGCACATCTATCAGGACTATCAGTGCCCCTGGTGCGGCCTGCTGGAGCAGGTGTCCGGGCCGGCCTTCACCGAGGCGGCGCTGGCTGGCGACATCCAGCTGACCTACACCCTGATGTCCTTCCTGGACGGCAACCTGGGCACCGACCACTCCGGGCGGGCCGCCAACGCCGCCATGTGTGCCGACGACCAGGGGGCCTTCGTGGACTTCAACGCTGCGGTCTTTGCCGGACAGCCCGACGAGGAGGGCGACGGGTGGACCGACGAGCAGCTGATCGGCTTCGCGGAGGACTCCGGCGTGGAGGACATCGAGGCCTTCACCGGGTGCCTGGAGGCCGGGACGCACGACGACTACGTCACCGACATGCAGACCCGGTCCAGTCAGGACGGGATCTCCGGGAGCCCTCGCGTGTTCATCGACGGCACCGAGGTGAACGACGACCAGCTGGGCATCCTGCTCGAGGACCCCAACTCCTTCCCGGGCCTGCTGGACGAGCTGGCCAACTGA
- a CDS encoding MauE/DoxX family redox-associated membrane protein, giving the protein MTSRARWADLVGLLARQALGGVLLAAGALKIGDPTGSIQSVVAYRLFDYQIAEMIALMLPVVEIALGLLLILGLFTRWSALAGGGLMLVFIAGIISAWARGLSIDCGCFGTGGPVDPSDTAYLSEILRDTALFAAGAWLVARPRSLLALDSLLFRRPSAEPVPRHTSTSLSKGAP; this is encoded by the coding sequence ATGACCAGCAGGGCGCGGTGGGCCGACCTGGTGGGCCTGCTCGCGCGCCAGGCTCTCGGTGGGGTGCTGCTCGCAGCCGGTGCCCTCAAGATCGGCGATCCGACCGGGTCGATCCAGTCCGTGGTGGCCTATCGGCTCTTCGACTATCAGATCGCCGAGATGATCGCCCTCATGCTGCCGGTCGTGGAGATCGCTCTGGGCCTGCTGCTGATCCTGGGGCTGTTCACCCGCTGGAGCGCCCTGGCTGGTGGCGGGTTGATGCTGGTGTTCATCGCCGGCATCATCTCCGCCTGGGCTCGCGGACTGTCCATCGACTGCGGGTGTTTCGGCACCGGCGGACCCGTCGATCCCTCCGACACGGCCTACCTCTCCGAGATCCTGCGGGACACAGCACTGTTCGCCGCCGGGGCGTGGCTGGTGGCCCGGCCTCGCTCCCTGCTGGCTCTTGACTCGCTGCTCTTCCGCCGCCCGTCCGCCGAGCCCGTGCCTCGGCATACCTCCACCTCTCTGTCGAAAGGCGCCCCCTGA
- the trpA gene encoding tryptophan synthase subunit alpha, giving the protein MTALDTVFSTCREEERAALVTYLPAGFPDVAASREAMVALVESGADIVEVGVPYTDPLMDGPVIQDAADRALAQGFRVRDLLGNVEAISSAGGVAVVMSYWNPILRYGPEAFARDLAAAGGSGLITPDLIPDEAADWRAAAQTHGLAPIFLVAPSSTDERLALTTAACRGFVYAASTMGVTGTRTSVGSGAAELVSRTRAVTDLPISVGLGVSTREQAAEVASFADGVIVGSALVRALGEGAASGAGLAPLRALTAELAEGVRRR; this is encoded by the coding sequence GTGACCGCACTGGACACCGTGTTCAGCACCTGCCGCGAGGAGGAGCGCGCCGCGCTCGTCACCTACCTCCCGGCCGGCTTCCCGGACGTGGCCGCCTCACGGGAGGCGATGGTCGCCCTGGTCGAGTCCGGAGCGGACATCGTCGAGGTCGGGGTGCCCTACACCGACCCGCTCATGGACGGCCCCGTCATCCAGGACGCTGCCGACCGCGCACTGGCCCAGGGCTTCCGCGTGCGGGACCTGCTCGGCAACGTCGAGGCCATCTCCTCCGCCGGGGGCGTGGCCGTCGTGATGAGCTACTGGAACCCGATCCTGCGCTATGGCCCCGAGGCCTTCGCGCGGGACCTGGCCGCCGCGGGCGGTTCGGGGCTGATCACCCCGGACCTGATCCCGGACGAGGCCGCCGACTGGCGCGCCGCCGCGCAGACCCATGGCCTCGCCCCGATCTTCCTGGTTGCCCCGAGCTCCACCGACGAGCGGCTGGCCCTGACCACCGCGGCGTGCCGCGGGTTCGTCTATGCCGCCTCCACGATGGGAGTCACCGGGACCCGGACCAGTGTGGGCAGCGGTGCCGCAGAGCTGGTCTCGCGCACCCGCGCGGTGACCGACCTGCCGATCAGCGTCGGGTTGGGCGTGTCCACCCGTGAGCAGGCCGCCGAGGTCGCCTCCTTTGCCGACGGTGTCATCGTCGGGTCCGCCCTCGTGCGGGCACTGGGGGAGGGCGCCGCCTCCGGAGCTGGCCTGGCCCCGTTGCGTGCCCTGACCGCGGAGCTGGCCGAGGGAGTCCGCCGGCGATGA
- the trpB gene encoding tryptophan synthase subunit beta — MTQQDTEQNAGQDTGQNAGQDTGQQHAEHPGRFGDFGGRFVPEALIAALDELDAARTSAMTDPEFTAELARLHRDYTGRPTPLTEVPRFAAHAGGARIFLKREDLTHTGSHKINNVLGQALLTVRMGKKRVIAETGAGQHGVATATAAALMGLECTVYMGEKDTRRQALNVARMRLLGAEVIPVRHGSSTLKDAINEALRDWVTNVEDTHYLLGTVTGPHPFPTMVRDFHRIIGDEAHDQLQAVTGGLPDIVCACVGGGSNAMGIFQRFRDEPSVRLVGFEAGGEGVDTGKHAARFSSGEPGVLHGAATYVLQDEDGQTLESHSVSAGLDYPSVGPEHSHLRDTGRAEYHPINDDEAMDAFALLCRTEGILPAIESAHALAGALQLGRDAGPDTVILVNLSGRGDKDVETAAQWFGLTGEDAVQAEAPGDDADGPTPDQAHAPSEGIES, encoded by the coding sequence ATGACACAGCAGGACACAGAGCAGAACGCGGGGCAGGACACAGGGCAGAACGCGGGGCAAGACACAGGGCAGCAACACGCTGAGCACCCCGGACGCTTTGGTGATTTTGGCGGTCGCTTCGTCCCCGAGGCGCTCATCGCGGCCCTGGACGAGTTGGACGCCGCCCGCACCAGCGCCATGACCGACCCGGAGTTCACCGCCGAGCTCGCGCGACTGCACCGCGACTACACCGGGCGGCCCACGCCACTGACCGAGGTGCCACGCTTTGCCGCGCACGCCGGCGGCGCCCGCATCTTCCTCAAGCGGGAGGACCTGACGCACACCGGGTCCCACAAGATCAACAACGTGCTGGGCCAGGCGCTGCTGACCGTGCGGATGGGCAAGAAACGGGTGATCGCGGAGACCGGCGCCGGTCAACACGGCGTTGCCACCGCGACGGCGGCCGCCCTGATGGGCCTGGAATGCACCGTCTATATGGGCGAGAAAGACACCCGCCGCCAGGCGCTCAACGTGGCCCGGATGCGGCTGCTCGGTGCGGAGGTGATCCCGGTCCGCCATGGGAGCTCCACGCTCAAGGACGCCATCAACGAGGCCCTGCGCGACTGGGTGACCAACGTCGAGGACACCCACTACCTGCTGGGCACAGTGACCGGGCCGCACCCGTTCCCCACCATGGTCCGGGACTTCCACCGCATCATCGGCGACGAGGCGCACGACCAGTTGCAGGCCGTGACCGGCGGCCTGCCGGACATCGTCTGCGCGTGCGTCGGCGGCGGCTCCAACGCGATGGGTATTTTCCAACGGTTCCGCGACGAGCCGTCGGTGCGACTCGTGGGATTCGAGGCCGGGGGCGAGGGCGTCGACACCGGGAAGCACGCGGCACGGTTCAGTAGCGGTGAGCCGGGCGTGCTGCACGGCGCCGCGACCTATGTGCTGCAGGACGAGGACGGCCAGACCCTGGAGTCCCACTCCGTCTCCGCCGGCCTGGACTATCCCTCCGTCGGGCCCGAGCACTCGCACCTGCGCGACACGGGTCGGGCGGAGTATCACCCGATCAACGACGACGAGGCGATGGACGCCTTCGCGCTGCTGTGCCGGACGGAGGGCATCCTCCCGGCCATCGAGTCGGCGCACGCCCTGGCCGGCGCCCTGCAACTGGGTCGCGACGCCGGGCCGGACACCGTCATCCTGGTCAACCTGTCCGGTCGCGGAGACAAGGACGTCGAGACCGCTGCGCAGTGGTTTGGTCTGACTGGTGAGGACGCCGTGCAGGCGGAGGCACCGGGCGATGACGCCGATGGCCCGACGCCCGACCAAGCGCACGCACCGAGCGAGGGGATCGAGTCGTGA
- the trpC gene encoding indole-3-glycerol phosphate synthase TrpC — protein MSTVLDQIIRGVREDLSARRSALPLEQLRDLVATKPAGLDALAALSAPGGVHLIAEVKRASPSKGALADIPDPAVLAAEYAAGGASVISVLTEQRRFGGSLADLDAVRAAVTIPVLRKDFVVEPYQVWEARAHGADLVLLMASALQQGELTELLGLVEELGMHALLEAHDEDELTRCLDAGGRIVGINARNLKTLEVDPSTVSRLLPSVPAGVVGVAESGVTGPDSVRDYVGAGARAVLVGEALVTGADPRSAARELLAAGGRRVDVEESS, from the coding sequence GTGAGCACCGTCCTCGATCAGATCATCCGCGGCGTCCGTGAGGACCTGTCTGCACGGCGCAGCGCCCTGCCACTGGAGCAGCTCCGCGATCTGGTGGCAACCAAGCCCGCGGGCCTGGATGCCCTGGCCGCGCTCAGCGCTCCCGGCGGAGTGCACCTGATCGCCGAGGTGAAGCGGGCCAGCCCCTCCAAGGGCGCCCTGGCCGACATCCCGGACCCGGCCGTCCTGGCGGCGGAGTATGCCGCGGGTGGAGCGAGCGTCATCAGTGTCCTGACCGAGCAGCGCAGGTTTGGCGGCAGCCTGGCGGACCTGGACGCGGTGCGCGCCGCAGTCACGATCCCGGTGCTGCGCAAGGACTTCGTCGTCGAGCCCTATCAGGTCTGGGAGGCCCGGGCGCACGGCGCCGACCTGGTGCTGCTGATGGCCTCGGCACTGCAGCAGGGCGAGCTCACCGAGCTGCTCGGGCTCGTCGAGGAGTTGGGGATGCACGCGTTGCTCGAGGCCCACGACGAGGACGAGCTGACCCGGTGCCTGGATGCCGGAGGTCGCATCGTCGGCATCAACGCCCGCAACCTCAAGACGCTGGAGGTGGACCCGAGCACCGTGTCCCGGCTGCTCCCGAGCGTGCCCGCGGGCGTGGTCGGCGTTGCTGAGTCAGGGGTGACCGGCCCGGACAGCGTCCGCGACTATGTCGGCGCCGGCGCCCGCGCGGTGCTGGTCGGTGAGGCCCTGGTGACGGGCGCCGACCCGCGGTCCGCGGCACGGGAACTCCTGGCCGCCGGTGGACGTCGAGTGGATGTGGAGGAGAGCTCATGA
- a CDS encoding HGxxPAAW family protein: MDDEHGHGNSVAAWTGVLLLLLATLLISLGVMFALSWATWSGVAVAVIGIGAWWGLNAAGYNEEHWENR; the protein is encoded by the coding sequence ATGGACGATGAGCACGGACACGGAAACAGCGTGGCGGCCTGGACCGGCGTGCTGCTTCTCCTGCTCGCCACCTTGCTCATCTCGCTCGGTGTCATGTTTGCCTTGAGCTGGGCCACCTGGAGCGGCGTGGCAGTGGCCGTGATCGGCATCGGCGCCTGGTGGGGCCTCAACGCTGCGGGCTACAACGAGGAGCACTGGGAGAACCGCTGA
- a CDS encoding Trp biosynthesis-associated membrane protein, with protein sequence MKRWWLWAGLGVMLLLIAAQQIWARGTWQDPVLGTTVVEATGSEVAGTLTAGALLAGAALLAGLVGSRPVRLAAAVCLAGGALLAGLPAVLTLGDPGEPLGQIARQRPGAASLSVHIDDPTTTLWPWLALGAAVLVLLGAVLCVLRWFDTGASRSPGGGAAATGTTPPGVSSTRRRERPRDPWDDLTHGQDPTVDD encoded by the coding sequence ATGAAGCGCTGGTGGCTCTGGGCCGGGCTCGGCGTCATGCTCCTGCTCATCGCTGCACAGCAGATCTGGGCGAGGGGCACCTGGCAGGACCCGGTGCTCGGCACCACCGTGGTGGAAGCCACCGGCTCCGAGGTGGCAGGCACCCTCACTGCTGGTGCGCTGCTGGCTGGCGCTGCCCTGTTGGCGGGCCTGGTGGGCTCGCGGCCGGTGCGCCTGGCGGCGGCGGTCTGCCTGGCCGGTGGTGCGCTGCTGGCTGGCCTGCCGGCTGTGCTCACCCTCGGTGATCCCGGTGAGCCACTGGGTCAGATCGCGCGCCAGCGTCCCGGTGCCGCGTCCCTGAGCGTCCACATCGATGACCCCACGACCACGCTCTGGCCGTGGCTCGCTCTGGGGGCCGCGGTGCTGGTCCTCCTGGGTGCTGTGCTGTGCGTGCTGCGGTGGTTCGACACGGGTGCCTCGAGGTCACCCGGTGGTGGTGCTGCCGCGACGGGCACGACGCCTCCCGGGGTGAGCAGCACCCGCCGCCGTGAGCGGCCGCGGGACCCGTGGGATGACCTGACCCACGGTCAGGACCCCACCGTCGATGACTGA
- a CDS encoding ABC transporter ATP-binding protein translates to MSTTTRSARDDEHDAINSEIGGSQDLSTWATLKRGLELSPELVRGLWVTVLLALFATIGKVLIPFVVQQATDNGILAEGGPDTDFVVRAVLLAAGAIVFTGFAQYVVNVRLFKAAESGLATLRIRAFRHIHDLSVLTQSTERRGGLVARVTNDVDTISMFVQFGGIMLLVSTAQMLVATLLMVIYSPILAGVVYLCVIPLVVLVSKFQPMLGRAYGAVRARVGDLLGAVSESIVGAVTIRAYGVEGRTEARVDEAIEGHRRAAIKAQIRSVMAFVSGQAFGGITTAIVLVIGTVLAANDQMTLGQLLAFLFLVNLFTQPVQQATEIFNELQNAVAGWRRVIGVIDTPADVSDPGEDGVRLPRGPITVEFDDIAFSYPGGDRVLQDVNLTFEPKTRIAVVGETGSGKTTLAKLLTRLMDPSEGRVLIDGVDLRDIAFDSLRRRIVMVPQEGFLFDESLMENIRFGRPEASDEDIELAMTELGLDHWLSGLPLGLATQVGQRGESLSAGERQLVAITRAYLADPDLLVLDEATSAVDPATEVRIQRALEGLTRGRTSVAIAHRLSTAEAADVVVVVDKGRIVAVGPHEELVGAGGVYTRMHASWAAQQQG, encoded by the coding sequence GTGAGCACCACGACCCGCTCCGCTCGCGACGACGAGCACGACGCCATCAACAGCGAGATCGGCGGCAGCCAGGACCTGTCCACCTGGGCCACCCTGAAGCGTGGCCTGGAGCTCTCGCCCGAGTTGGTGCGCGGCCTGTGGGTGACGGTCCTGCTGGCGCTGTTCGCCACCATCGGCAAGGTCCTGATCCCCTTCGTGGTGCAGCAGGCCACCGACAACGGCATCCTCGCGGAGGGCGGCCCCGACACCGACTTTGTGGTCCGGGCGGTCCTGCTCGCGGCAGGCGCCATCGTGTTCACCGGGTTCGCGCAGTATGTCGTCAACGTCCGCCTGTTCAAGGCGGCCGAGTCGGGCCTGGCGACGCTGCGCATCCGGGCCTTCCGACACATTCACGACCTGTCTGTGCTGACGCAGAGCACCGAGCGCCGCGGCGGACTGGTCGCCCGAGTGACCAACGACGTCGACACGATCTCGATGTTCGTCCAGTTCGGCGGCATCATGCTGCTGGTCTCCACCGCCCAGATGCTGGTCGCCACGCTCCTGATGGTGATCTACAGCCCCATCCTGGCCGGGGTCGTCTATCTGTGCGTGATCCCGCTGGTGGTCCTGGTGTCGAAGTTCCAGCCGATGCTCGGGCGTGCCTACGGCGCCGTCCGAGCACGGGTCGGCGATCTGCTCGGCGCCGTGTCGGAGTCGATCGTGGGCGCCGTCACCATCCGTGCCTACGGCGTGGAGGGACGCACCGAGGCGCGGGTCGACGAGGCGATCGAGGGACACCGGCGGGCGGCGATCAAGGCGCAGATCCGCTCGGTCATGGCCTTCGTGTCAGGGCAGGCCTTCGGAGGCATCACCACCGCCATCGTGCTGGTGATCGGCACCGTCCTGGCCGCGAACGACCAGATGACCCTCGGTCAGCTGCTGGCCTTCCTGTTCCTGGTCAACCTGTTCACCCAACCGGTGCAGCAGGCCACGGAAATCTTCAACGAGCTCCAGAACGCCGTCGCGGGCTGGCGCCGCGTGATCGGCGTCATCGACACTCCGGCCGACGTCTCGGACCCGGGCGAGGACGGAGTCCGGCTGCCACGAGGGCCGATCACCGTCGAGTTCGACGACATCGCCTTCTCCTATCCCGGCGGAGACCGGGTGCTGCAGGACGTCAACCTGACCTTCGAGCCCAAGACCCGCATCGCGGTCGTGGGGGAGACCGGGTCGGGCAAGACCACCCTGGCCAAGCTGCTCACCCGCCTGATGGACCCCAGCGAGGGCCGAGTGCTGATCGACGGGGTCGACCTGCGCGACATTGCCTTCGACAGCCTGCGCCGGCGCATCGTCATGGTGCCCCAGGAGGGCTTCCTGTTCGACGAGTCCCTGATGGAGAACATCCGGTTCGGACGCCCGGAGGCATCCGATGAGGACATCGAGCTGGCAATGACCGAGCTGGGCCTGGACCACTGGCTCTCCGGGCTCCCGCTCGGGCTGGCCACCCAGGTCGGCCAGCGTGGTGAGTCACTGTCGGCCGGGGAGCGCCAACTCGTGGCGATCACCCGGGCCTATCTGGCCGACCCGGACCTGTTGGTGCTCGATGAGGCCACCAGCGCCGTCGACCCGGCCACCGAGGTGCGTATCCAGCGCGCGCTCGAGGGGTTGACCCGCGGCCGCACGTCCGTCGCGATCGCGCACCGGCTGTCCACCGCCGAGGCCGCCGACGTGGTCGTGGTGGTCGACAAGGGCCGCATCGTCGCCGTCGGCCCGCACGAGGAGCTGGTCGGCGCCGGAGGCGTCTACACCAGGATGCACGCGTCCTGGGCGGCCCAGCAGCAGGGTTGA
- a CDS encoding ABC transporter ATP-binding protein — protein MTSATRPVERPRPTPAILRQGLRVIWIGIRQQKKIFAVAVVGSALWALATVATAWAIGYVTEHAVSPAVESGNVTSRGLWLIFLVLFGVLLVNMTGVVLRRVAASIAGFNLQALYRQRVTRQYLRLPLSWHHSHPSGQLLSNAHADIEAAWQIFNPLPMAIGVIVMLVIAGTQMVLVDPFLALIGFLVFPGLFAANLVFQRVMSPRITKAQQLRAEVAEVAHESFEAGMLVKAMGREQEETNRFGGVTNDLRDSLINVGRTRGMFEPVIEAIPVLGTLAVLAVGTARVASGDLSAADVVEIAYLFSILAFPVRALGWVLAEIPRSVVGFRRVDSVLQAKGSMDYGEGTLPREGAAHSRSEGVSYAYAEPAERAVLGAEDPLEAATLPVGPQRAMAIRDVTLDVPAGRTVALVGPTGSGKSTLTSLVLRLMDPDSGSVTMDSIDLRGVRKGEVPEVGTLVAQQTFMFDDPVRDNVTLGADLSDEVVWEALRTARADGFVSAMPGALDAMIGERGGNLSGGQRQRIALARAIVRKPRLLVLDDATSAVDPSIEQAILGGLRETGDGMTVLVVAYRMATIQLADHIVYVEQGQVMDQGTHQELVTRCEGYGDLVNAYAREAAERAAVAADEETV, from the coding sequence GTGACCTCTGCGACCAGACCGGTCGAACGCCCACGCCCCACACCCGCGATCCTGCGGCAGGGGCTGCGCGTCATCTGGATCGGCATCCGGCAGCAGAAGAAGATCTTTGCCGTCGCGGTCGTGGGCTCAGCGCTGTGGGCCCTGGCGACCGTCGCCACCGCCTGGGCGATCGGTTATGTCACCGAGCACGCGGTGTCTCCCGCCGTGGAGTCGGGCAATGTGACCAGCCGGGGGCTGTGGCTGATCTTCCTCGTGCTCTTTGGCGTGCTCCTGGTCAACATGACCGGTGTGGTGCTGCGCCGGGTCGCCGCGTCGATCGCCGGGTTCAACCTGCAGGCGCTGTATCGCCAGCGGGTCACCCGGCAGTATCTCCGTCTGCCGCTGAGCTGGCACCACTCCCACCCGTCGGGGCAGCTGCTGTCCAACGCGCACGCCGACATCGAGGCCGCGTGGCAGATCTTCAACCCGCTGCCGATGGCCATCGGAGTCATCGTGATGCTGGTCATCGCCGGCACCCAGATGGTCCTCGTCGACCCCTTCCTCGCCCTGATCGGCTTCCTGGTCTTCCCCGGCCTGTTCGCCGCCAACCTCGTCTTCCAGCGGGTCATGTCCCCGCGCATCACCAAGGCCCAACAGTTGCGGGCCGAGGTCGCCGAGGTGGCCCACGAGTCCTTCGAGGCCGGGATGCTCGTCAAGGCCATGGGGCGCGAGCAGGAGGAGACCAACCGCTTTGGCGGCGTCACCAACGACCTGCGCGACTCCCTGATCAACGTCGGGCGCACCCGCGGCATGTTCGAGCCGGTGATTGAGGCGATCCCGGTGCTGGGCACCCTGGCCGTGCTGGCGGTCGGCACCGCCCGGGTTGCCTCGGGTGACCTGAGTGCGGCGGACGTCGTCGAGATCGCCTACCTCTTCTCGATCCTGGCCTTCCCGGTCCGGGCCCTGGGCTGGGTGCTCGCCGAGATCCCGCGCTCGGTCGTGGGCTTCCGCCGCGTGGACTCGGTGCTGCAGGCGAAGGGTTCGATGGATTACGGCGAGGGCACCCTGCCTCGAGAGGGGGCAGCACACTCGCGGTCCGAGGGCGTGTCCTATGCCTACGCCGAGCCCGCCGAGCGCGCCGTCCTGGGCGCTGAGGATCCGCTGGAGGCGGCGACCCTGCCGGTGGGACCGCAGCGCGCGATGGCCATCCGCGATGTCACCCTCGACGTGCCCGCGGGCCGCACGGTTGCCCTCGTCGGGCCGACGGGCTCCGGCAAGTCCACGCTGACGAGTCTTGTCCTGCGCCTGATGGACCCGGACAGCGGGTCGGTGACGATGGACAGCATCGACCTGCGCGGCGTGCGCAAGGGCGAGGTGCCCGAGGTCGGCACCCTGGTCGCGCAGCAGACGTTCATGTTCGACGACCCGGTGCGCGACAACGTGACCCTGGGGGCGGACCTGTCCGACGAGGTGGTGTGGGAGGCCCTGCGCACCGCTCGGGCGGACGGCTTTGTCAGCGCCATGCCGGGTGCGCTCGATGCCATGATCGGCGAGCGCGGCGGCAACCTCTCCGGTGGCCAGCGGCAACGGATCGCGCTGGCTCGGGCCATCGTGCGCAAGCCACGGCTGTTGGTGCTCGATGACGCCACCAGCGCGGTTGACCCCTCGATCGAGCAGGCCATCCTGGGCGGGCTGCGAGAGACCGGCGACGGCATGACCGTGCTCGTGGTCGCCTATCGGATGGCCACCATCCAACTGGCCGACCACATCGTGTATGTCGAGCAGGGGCAGGTGATGGACCAGGGCACCCACCAGGAGCTCGTCACTCGGTGTGAGGGCTATGGCGACCTGGTCAACGCCTATGCCCGCGAGGCCGCAGAACGGGCCGCGGTCGCGGCCGACGAGGAGACAGTGTGA
- a CDS encoding PH domain-containing protein, translating into MSPKDPYAVFRPRRGALVAWGSALAVLVAFGVLAILAPGGWTMADRIVVGIFAVVVAAGLARFAIVRAVPTSEGLHVINLVRSRRLEWAEILRVNALDGGHPWVILELADTEELSVMGIQRADGQFAHAEAARLAALVQHHSS; encoded by the coding sequence GTGAGCCCCAAGGACCCGTATGCCGTGTTTCGGCCCCGGCGCGGAGCCCTGGTCGCCTGGGGCAGTGCCCTCGCGGTCCTCGTGGCCTTCGGGGTCCTGGCGATCCTGGCCCCCGGCGGCTGGACCATGGCCGACCGGATCGTCGTCGGGATCTTCGCCGTCGTCGTCGCAGCCGGTCTGGCGCGGTTCGCGATCGTCCGTGCCGTCCCCACCTCTGAGGGACTGCACGTCATCAACCTGGTGCGCAGCCGGCGCCTGGAGTGGGCCGAGATCCTGCGGGTGAACGCCCTCGATGGTGGGCACCCGTGGGTCATCCTGGAGCTCGCGGACACCGAGGAGCTGTCCGTCATGGGCATCCAGCGGGCCGACGGTCAGTTTGCGCACGCCGAGGCTGCGCGCCTGGCTGCCCTGGTCCAGCACCACAGCAGCTAG